Part of the Pristiophorus japonicus isolate sPriJap1 chromosome 11, sPriJap1.hap1, whole genome shotgun sequence genome is shown below.
cgaggggccaagtagcctactcctgctcctatttctgatgatctTATGTTTGTCTTGCAGGATTGGACATCCTGCGGGTGATCAATGAGCCGACCGCAGCTGCCATGGCCTACGGGCTCCACAAGGTGGATGTTTTCAACGTGTTGGTGGTGGACCTGGGGGGCGGCACCTTGGACGTATCTCTGCTGAACAAACAGGGAGGGATGTTCCTGACCAGAGCCATGGCAGGTAAAGGaatcactgtgtccagttctggaccCGGTCAGTGTTCTctttagaaaggatatactggccttggaaggagtgtagcgcagattcagcagaatgttaccagggctccaagggttagattatgaggcgaGATTAAATAAACTAGGCTTACATTCCTTGGAATATAGAagcttaaggggtgatctgattgaagtttttaggattttgaaagaatTGTTAGAAAGAGAGAAACTTTCTTCCACTGGTGGGGCGAgtcgaggacaaggggacataaccttaaaatcagggcCTGGCCATTGAGGAGTTTCACGCACAGGGTAGTAGGTATGGAACGATTTCCCATGAAAAACAGCAGATgccagctcaattaatcattttaaatttgggatcgatagattttttgttagCAAGGTTATTGAAGGACATGGAGCCaaagtggggggtgggtgggggggcaagggggtgggtggggggggagggagggagggtggggagggagggagggtggggtgggggggggtggggtggggtgggtggggggagggggggaggggaggggggggtggagaggggggggtgggtggggcggggggaggggtgggggagtgttggggggaggggcagggggagggtggggggtgcggggcagggggagggtggttggggggggcagaggggagggttggggggggcatggggagggttggggggagggtgggtgggggggcgggcaggggggagggttgtggggagggggagggttgtggggagggggaggatgggggggcaggggggagggttggtggggggtgggggggagggttggtggggggcaggggggtggggggggagggttggtggggggcaggggggagggtgggggtgagggagtgcagcgtaggtttaccagaatgatatccggagattacataaactagggtcgtattccctagaatttagaaggttaagtggtcatttaatcgaagttttcaagatattaaggtgaACAGATAAGGTGGATAGTGAAAttgtttccactagttggggagtctaggactagggagcatagcttagaaattagagccagacctttcaggagtgaaattaggaaacacttctacgcacaatgggtggtagaagattggaactctcttccgcaaatggcaattgatgctgggtcaattgttaattttaaatctgagattgataggtttttattAACTAAAGGTAGCCTCTTGTCCCTATGtaaagtgtggtcattgttgtaatgtagatctTAGTATTCCGATTTAGAATTTATCCAACAATGAGACAACAACCCTTTCCAAATCACCAAAGTTTTAAAACTGGTCAAGTCAGCAAATATGAAAATAGAATAATGTGAGCTCGGCTTCGAGGAGGAATGGGAGGCTGGGTATCGGGGTTGATGTGACTCATGGTCTGAGATTGGATTCCTGCAAGAAGAAACACCGatgctgagtaaagctccctctacactgttctatcaaacactcccagggcaggtacagcacgggttagatacagagtaaagctccctctacactgtcccatcaaacactcccagggcaggtacagcacgggttagatacagagtaaagctccctctacactgtcccatcaaacactcccagggcaggtacagcacggggttagatacagagtaaagctccctctacactgtcccatcaaacactcccagggcaggtgcaggggattagatacagagtaaagctccctctacactgtcccatcaaacactcccagggcaggtacagcacgggttagatacagagtaaagctccctctacactgtcccatcaaacacccccagggcaggtacagcacgggttagatacagagtaaagctccctctacactgtcccatcaaacactcccagagcaggtacagcacggggttagatacagagtaaagctccctctacactgtcccatcaaacactcccagggcaggtacagcatgggttagatacagagtaaaattagTTTAAATTTGTAGGGCAGTGAAGAagaacaaggggggggggggagtgggactaattggattgctctttcaaagagccggcacagggatGGTGGCCCGATTGGCCTCCCCCTCTGCTGTAAGATTCTAATCCATCCAAGTTCTGACCGTCTGACTTCATTTATTTGTGCAGGAAATAACCAGCTGGGCGGCCAGGACTTTAACCAGCGGTTGCTGCAGTTCCTGCTTGACCAGATTCAGCGACGGTACGGAGCCTCGCCGTCCCGCAAGCAGGACGTGCACCACCTGCGCCAAGCGGTGGAAGCGGCCAAGCTGAACCTGACCCTCTCCGACTCGGCGCTGATCCAGGTGCCGCTGTGGCTGCCTGACCCCGGGCGGCCCCGAGGAGCCGGCAACGACGGCGGCGGCAGCCACACCAAAGTTTTGTTCGAGGAAACGGTGACCAGGGAGCTCTTTGAGGAGCTGAACCGCGACCTCTTTGAGAAGATCCTGGAGCCGGTGGAGGAGGTGCTGTCCCGCGGGCACCTGGGCCGCCGCGAGGTGGACGAGATCGTGCTGGTCGGCGGCTCCACCCGCATCCCGCGGATACGCCGGGTCATCCGCCAATTCTTCGACAAGGACCCCAACACCTCGGTGGATCCCGACCTGGCAGTGGTGATTGGCGTTACCATACAGGCGGGGATCATGGGCGGCTCGTGGCCGCTGCAGGTCAGCGCCCTGGAGGTTCCCAACCGGCATTTACGGAAAACGAACTTCAACTAACGGATTCTTCTTCCTGCCCCCACGGCCCGCACTGAACTTGCTCGCAAAGAATTGGAAGGTGATTAGTATTTGCAGCGGTGTGGATCGGGGGGGTGGGTGAACATGCACTTGGTCTTAATGCAATTACAATCTTCACATTCACCTCCCAATCTTCCGTCAAATCATTCTGCAAGGTCAGTCATTGTTAATTTTGGGAGCTTTGCTTTTTTAACATTCTGGTATTCCacattcctctttttttttttaaatacataaaagcTGTTTAGCGAATAGAGTCGTTCGGATTAACACTGGGACTGCATTGCCCATTATGTTGAACTGGTCACCAGACATCGCTGCTCTCGGCAATCTCTTACAAAATCTGCAATTTGGCGATTGCACCGTTTTATTTTCCCCTCTCGCTTCGCTGATTCCCCGTGCTAACGCAGCGCTTGGCGTTCTGCACAGCCAAGCAGCTCCACACAGTTTCTGCTCTTGTCTGGGCTCGAGTGTCACAGGGGACACAGGACTTGGACGCGAGTGTCACAGGGGACAGGTGGCAGGTAAAGTCAGGCCGAGATCCCACCCCTCCTGCGCTGGGCATTGGACGTCGGGTGAAGACAAGATGGGCCTTACACCTGGCAGCCCCTCGCTTGTCTTAAGCTGGCACTGGAAGAATGAGCGACCTCGGGAGAGTGGTGCAAGGGggcgggcaacgagacctgggtgtcatggtacatcagtcattgaaggttggcatgcaggtacagcaggcggttaagaaagcaaatggcatgttggccttcatagcgaggggatttgaatacaggggcagggaggtgttgctacagttgtacagggccttggtgaggccacacctggagtattgtgtacagttttggtctcctaacttgaggaaggacattcttgctattgagggagtgcagcgaaggttcaccagactgattcccgggatggcgggactgacctatcaagaaagattggatcaattgggcttgtattcactggagttcagaagaatgagaggggacctcatagaaacgtttaaaattctgacgggtttagacaggttagatgcagaaagaatgttcccaatgttggggaagtccagaaccaggggtcacagtctgaggataaggggtaagccatttaggaccgagatgaggagaaacttcttcacccagagagtggtgaacctgtggaattctctaccacagaatgtagttgaggccaattcactaaatatattcaaaagggagt
Proteins encoded:
- the hspa13 gene encoding heat shock 70 kDa protein 13, translated to MAGAMAILGSSVLALLLAGYLAQQYLPPPKPKVIGLDLGTTYCSVGVFQPGTGNVEVIADKAGRKSLPSVVSFTDWEILVGYEALELADANPLNTVYDAKRFIGKSFTPEELSAESSRYQFKVVNNKGDAEFSVSANESLRVTPEYIGSRLLLELKKMAEEYLGMPVSKAVISVPAEFDERQRNHTVKAAQLAGLDILRVINEPTAAAMAYGLHKVDVFNVLVVDLGGGTLDVSLLNKQGGMFLTRAMAGNNQLGGQDFNQRLLQFLLDQIQRRYGASPSRKQDVHHLRQAVEAAKLNLTLSDSALIQVPLWLPDPGRPRGAGNDGGGSHTKVLFEETVTRELFEELNRDLFEKILEPVEEVLSRGHLGRREVDEIVLVGGSTRIPRIRRVIRQFFDKDPNTSVDPDLAVVIGVTIQAGIMGGSWPLQVSALEVPNRHLRKTNFN